In Toxoplasma gondii ME49 chromosome II, whole genome shotgun sequence, the genomic stretch GTAGTAATTCACGATTTCTCGGGGATAGAGCTCTGTGATCTCTTCCACGTAGTCTGCTATGCTACTCCCGGCTTCGGAGTTCCTGATACGCTGCAGGAATGTGAAACAAACTGTAGCATATGCCGCGGTAGGCTTCCGCCCCCCATGGAAGTCAGTCATAATGGCAACTTCCGTGACAATGTGTCCCGTTCATTGCCTAAACCATTGACTCTCTCAAGTGAAACTGACAGATCATCACAAGGCACTAGCTGAATAACGGCCCAGCAATTTCGGATGGTTTACTTTTTGAAGATGTCAGACTCTAGAGGGAGCTACTTCCAGTACAGTACGGCTATTTCCTTAAGAAAGCAAGCACATGGAGGTAAAATTTGTGGCTTCGCTCGAtcgtttgtctctgcttctaGTGGCGGACCGGAGCAGCTGAGGCGAGCATTAGACAAGCGGTGCTTGGTGCTATTCGTTTACCAGAAGCTGCTCCAAACCACCAGATTGTACGAAAGAACGCCTTCCCTGGACGTCGTTAGGCAAAACCTTGGCGTACTGCTGGACAACGTATCTGTATCACAACGTGTCACAACATCATGAGCCGCACAACTCCTAAAGTAGCCTCGTTTTTCACTGTTTCAAATGCGGATATATGCAACAGTCTCGAAACATTCGTGTTCGGCATTTTCCTTCCTAGCTGGATTAGTCCACACTTTGGATCGCAGTGACACCCTCAAAAGTCTCTATTCGGTCGTCACACATGGGAAAACAACCATATCCAGTGGTGAAAGAAGCATGAATAACGTCGCTATTGATTCCTAGAGATGACCACGGTTCAACCTGTTTCCCTGTTTATGGAACCTTTCTTGGTTGATAATGTGCAGTGAATCGAATTGCTGGTGTGGAAGGTAAAGCACAGAAGTCTCACGAAGTGGCCGATGCCTTCATAAACCAGACAGAGGTCTGAGCTTGCAGGTCGCAGTCGACTCGGCCGAAGTGACTTTTTCGTTAATGATTTTGGCCACTATCAACATCACTTGACTTGCATCCGGTCCTTCACCGATCTCAGCGCAGACGCTTCTCTCGAATAATGCGAAGTACTCACTTGAGAATGGGTGGTGGAGCCTCATTCAGAAGGGGTTCCAAGGCAGCTAGGTGTGTGCACTTCTGTAGAATGCTCtacaaacagaaaaacatgtCTTCTCGAACACAACACTGCCTGCATTATTTTTTTCAAATTGCTAGGTCGGAGGTCGGCCGGTGAAAGTCACACCAGAAAAAGACCCTGTCAAAAAAGCTTCTTTATCGGGGGTAACAGCACGCAACTCAGCAACAACAAACGCTTCGCCATTGACCTGAATGGTTGACCGCGTAACGCTTTTCCAGTATACTCCGCTGGAAGCCCAAAAAAACTTGTTAGAAACGTTGAACCATTCTAGCCCGATGACACAGCGTCCGAATACAAAACTGGAAGATTCCACCTCACCTTGAGCGCTCTTtttgtcttcgtctgcaaGTCATCGCTGGCCTTGGGGTCGAGATGTATCCGCAAGAGCCTGCGACGCTCAGACACAGATGGAAGAATATTCAAATGTCAGGAACAGGAAAACGATGCTTCAGATCCTCCAAGAAAATCACTTTCACAAAGAGATTCGTCAAACCCGTAGTCATCCAAAACCACGAAAAGAACAATAAAAAGCCCGCTTCACGCCATTGTCATGGACTGCCTAACGTTTCACCTTCCATCAACTGTAAGGGATGGGCAGACGCCGCGACTTATTTGTTGTCCATGTGGGTGCACAGGCTTGGCGAATCAACAGTATTAGGCGACGGCACTAGTGGTCTGCAATCAATGGAATAGCCTACGTCGAGCATTTCGGATGAAGTTTTATTAATGGGGTTTTCTGGAGGTCTTCTGAGTAGGGATGCAACTCCCAGCTCCTGTATAACCTTTCCAGTTTAATTGCAGTAACCAGGTGTCCTAACATCTTGCGTGACGGAACCCTTTCCCGTTGGCGACGGATTTCGAAGAGAGGCATTCAGGGCCTCCAGTCATCAATGTTGGCCGGGTGCAAATGACTGAGGTACGTTTGCGGATGCGATTCTAACCAGTTCGGGCGAAGAAGTGCGAAAAACTCACTTGCGGAGAACATCAGCTTCGGCAACTGCCATAGCATGGTCCGGAGTGTGACGTCCGATTTGACCTAAAGTCCTGGAAACCAGAAACATGCGTTACCCGGTCAACGGTGATTCAACACTATCGTATGCGACCACCTGCATCACTCGTCGGCCGAAGACAACGGCTCCAGAAACCCAATAACAAATGATCCTACCATACAGCAGAGTTCTGACCAAACTGCAGGTAGTTTTGTTCCCAAAAGAGcgctgcgtcctcttcctcctaAGAGCACTGATCAGTCTCGTTCGCTTACTAGACTCTCCCAGCAGTGTCACAACACACTGACCGGATAATCTGGACGCCGAAAAAGATAATATTGACTTCGGGTGCGCATGTACTCACGTAGAAGTATGCTCGTACATTAAGAAACATGCACGTTTTTCGCATCGACCTTCCCTCTGCCACAAGAAAACATGTATTGCAGTGCCGCAGCAGTCGGCGAGTCCCATTCTTCTTCCGCTGACCTCCCTCACCAGGCGGCTGCGGCCTTCAGGTGGTCTTCCGGCTCCTCTACCAAAGCCTGCTTGAGAGGCGGGATTCCCTTCGAAACAATGATTGCCAGCGCAAGCGTTTCCGAGAATGCCGCAATATAACCCAGAGCCATGATTCCAGGCAGTCTGCATAATGCGAAACGATAGGGATAGGACTGTAGATAGGAAATAAGTATGCGCCAGTTTTATTTCTTGTCTTGGGGCTGTTTGATCCAGGAAGTCGTAAGGAGAGTACAGCTTGGATGAGAGCGTGGAATCGATGACAGACAGTGACCTTGACCTCGTGCCAACCAAATGTCCGCTGGTCTACTAACACTGGCGGTTTCTCCCTTCACGTCCTCCACAGCATCAACAATAGCATACCTGTTGTTTCCTCGAGCATCGGTGATATTATCAATGAGTGCCGCAACACCACCTGGCCACGCAAAAAACAGAGCATCACATCCCATATAAGTGTGTACTTCCCTCACATGATTGTACATTCCTATACGCTTATACCTGAGAGGTTTGCTCTGAGCAGGACACGTAAAATGGCattgctttccttctccctcacGAAGGGAAAAGGTAGATGGTGTGACCTATGCTATTCGTGAACGATCGCGAACATTTAGCTCACCGGCGTTCACAACGAACTTGGCAAGGTCTTGGGTGTGTCGGACGATCTCCCGAATGCAAGTCGCCGCATTTTTTCTGTTCACATAACCACGACTGCGTTCTCGTGCGCTCGGATGGTGAACTGGTCTTACCAAGGAATCAGAGGGCACCATATTGAGCAACTCAGCGAGACGACTGACTGCCGTTAAATCTAACGTGACAGAAAAACTGAGCTTCAGTGGTGCAACATCAAATGATTTGCTTGCGGCACAGTCGCCCGCACCACGTCGTCTAATCCTGTTTCTTGACTGGATGATATTTCCATTAGAATCCCAAAGATAGACTGCGGTTGGCCCGGCGAGCAGTCTGTGCTTGTGTCGAGTTCGGTTGATCGACCGCAGATAAAAAACTAGAGATATCTACGCGATTTCATTTGTTTCCTTCCACGAAATTCAGATCCTTACCGTACTGGAGTCTGCAACAGAATATAGAATGTAATCGCGTTGTCACAGGAGCTGCGGTATGACGAAGGGGCGCGTACCTGACAACTTCATCGGGGTCTTTGAGGCAGTGAAGAATTTTCGGGAAGATTTCTGCCTCTACCACGATCTGCTCATAGACACACAGGCAAGTGCAACGGCTGTCATGTGGAGCAAGTTTCTTTATCACCCAAAAAACTCCTGCTGAACACAAACGCCAGATAACACTGCGGAACCCAGATGATTTCGAACAAGGTGCAactttttcctgtttccaTCGATTTTTTAAGGCGGCACGGAGGCACACACTCTTGTGCTGTGGAAACGCCTGACAAATCCCATTGCACATGTGTAGAAGTACAAACAAACGAATTTGTGGCTCCATTCGATCTagtgaagacgaaaaagaagcgatTTCTTATGGACCTGAGACCTGGAAACTGTACCCTCTCCGAAGGCCATGTAGAGTAGTCGATAGGCTCAAGGTGGAAACATATGCAGTTGTGCCAGTCAACACCACAGTGCAAAATCGCTCGAAACTCTACAACACTTCGCACGCTAGAGTTGCTGAGGGCCGTCACCACCACGTTATGAGTCATCCTAGCTTCAAATGTTTCTCTTTCGATTCTGTAACGTAAGTTTAAGGACAGTTCCTGAGGCATGTGGCAGCTGCGGTGCGGTGATGCTAATCCAGAGATATGTGCCACTCGCTTTAACCCTTTGAATTTGTCACCTGAtttgctgttctctcttcacaTACTTAACGTTAAACTAAGCTGATTACTTCGATGGGTTCTCATGATTCACCAAGATTGACATCATCGCATGGGTCTCATCTGCATTGTCCTGCACCAGCTTACCTCTGCCAGGTCTACCGAGTGAGTTGCAATTTTCCCAAGGCACGCACAGACCTGCCCCATAACAAAACAGCAAGTTGTGTCGCAGCAAACTTTTGCTCATACTGTTTCGTGGCAGCATGCtccaacgacgaaacctccCCGTCAATGTTTTAAGGAATTGTGAATGCAGCGCGTGCCCTTTTGCTTTTCGTCAGAAGCTGGCGCTGCCTCTAGAAAAGTACAGCTTGGCAAAGTTTGTCAACATATGCAGGTTTTTCGGGCAGTGGTATCCGACGGACGCACACTGCTTTTCTACAACATGCAATGCTTGCGATGTGGAACCATACAAGATACCTTCTCAACAAACCGTGGGATCTTGGGATTTTGTGTTGACAGCAACTGCATTAATAGCGTATGTTCAACAGATATCCTCAGCCTGGGCACGTCAAACTAACCTGGCGCTTCAGGGCGGCATCTACATGGGAGATTTCCTTCGCTAGAAGTGGAACAGCACCGATGTCGCAAACAGCCTGATCGTCGGAAATTCGGTGCAAATGTTTACACAGAATGGAACGATCGACAAAGACACCTGCTATTGGTTCAAGAAGTGCCATAAGCAACTAATGTAGCTGGCACATGTTTGATTGGTACCGACATGGCAACATAACGACTCATCCCTCGTGTACAGTTAACGCTGATTCTACTTTGGGGAGACTCCGGCCTCCACGCGTGTACCAGTTTAGGGATGACCCAGTTTGACAATAAGCATGTCGCTACGAGGTGAGCTATGCGTGGGTTCGTGTCCTGATGCATTATTCATAGCTGTGAGGACAACCATTGGTGATGCGGGACCTCCGTTGGCGCACCGCATAGAACATGCCAACTACCCGCCTTTTTCGATTTAATTGCTCTTGTCAGACTGCAGTGGGAATCTGATCCGGACGGCTCTCTCGCTCCGCATTCGGATTCTTCAGTGATGCCTCAATGGCGCCTCTACCTGTGCCAACTCGGGAGAATGCTTGGCGATGTCACTAAGAGCGGACGCCGAGATCCTTTTGAGGGGGAGCTCTGGCTCCTGGAAGCAGAGTACAAGGAGCGGCACAGCCCCCGAATCGACGACGGCCTGGGCCAGAGACTCTGAATGCCTAGCAATGTATCCTGAAGGAGAAAGATAAAGTGGAATATGCAGTGTCAGTGCTCTCGAGAACGCCTTCAACTACTTGCAGGATCGCTGGAGAGGTGCTTTTCCCTTACCAAGACAATGCCTCAGTGAGTGTGAAGACGATTTTGCACTTGCCGTCAGAAAAAATGGGaatacgcatgcatacatgtgtaAGAATATTGGCAAGTCATCACCTAATGCAGATCGTGCAGCAGGTACGATGCTGGTGCACGCATGTGCAGGAATCTGAAGCACGGTGAAACTTGTTCAAAAAAGAATCATCTGGATCCATTCCGCAGAAGAACGTAGTGACCTTGTGCCGACACGAAGGAAGCAATGTGCCGCACGAGGACCAGCAAGACCTCAGCTGCGGTCTGTGCTGCTGCCTTTCAAACATTTGCGTGCTCCTTCACTTGCATAGAACGAGGGTGCCTCACCCATAGCCCATGCTGCTGATTCTTTGACTTGAGGGTCAAACTCCTCTAGACAGGTCGTGAGAGCCTCAAGAGCGCCGCTGTCTACAACAGCCTGGGTACAGAGACATGAACCGTCGTACCCAAGCATGCAACACTCGTGGAGGAACAACCTGCAGAGGGGAGAGtctgaagaaacgagaatTCACGTCACATGATCCAGATGCCGGGAACAGGAATCTCAACGGATGTCCGTAACTCTGCACGGAAGAGGATGGACCAAATTGACGTTGCCCATGCAAAATGGATCGAAACGGAGATGACGAGACAGGCTAAGACCTTCCGTAAGTAACTCACCGCACATCTGTGCATGCCCATGGGGCGTGCTGACGCCTGCGACTATTAAATTCTTGTTGAACCAAATCATTACCTGCGCCAGTTCAGCGGAATGCTTCGACACAGCTCGAATAACGAATGCTGCGGAACGCTTGTAAAACCTCTGTAACACGCCCAGAAAACCAAGCCAGACTCGAAATGATTATGCTGGCAGTTCACCGATAGGGTTAGCGGCCACAGCAGAGTGCTTGCAATTTGCAGTGTTTTTGGTTTTTTCGATTTTCGATGCACTAGGCGTAAAACACACAATGGGGACCCTTTCAGAAGAAGCTCCCATTGACCATATGATCCCAGAGTCACACGCTCAGTCTTCTGAACATGCGGACAGCAATACTCCTATCGCACCAATAGTCTTCATGGTTTCGCTTTTCGAGCGATCACCACTCTACCGTACTGTGAAGAAAATTTTCTGACGTACATTTTGCTGGGCGACAGAGTGTGCGAGCTGAGGTAGGATTTCCTGTGTAACCACAGCCTCGGCTAACTCCTCACTATGGCTGGCAAGCCGGCCCAACGCAAGGGCAGCCGTTTGTTGGATGCTAGGCACATTATCCAGCAGCAAAGGCCTGAGCAGAGACATAACACCTTTGCATAGACAAGGCCCCAGCACAAGGAGGAGAACACAAAAGGTGACAGAACAAAGCACATCAAGAACACGAGTATGGAACTGGAAGAAGCGGATCCATATACTTTTTTTCCAGGTGTAATCCATTTCCGAAAAGGTTAAAACATGTACTATGATCTCTTCCTCGTGTGCACCGCTCCTTCCTAGGAAGCCCTGGATGAAAGCATCCGTCTCTCGATGTGTCCATTATAAGACCCTAATCCCTTTACTAGATGTGCTCTTAATTCCACGAAACGCTTTTGCAGCGGGTTTGAATGCAAACAGTAAGCGGGCATTTCTCCCCGTTGTTCCGAGGCTGTTCACAGTCTGCACATGGCTTTTAGCAAGGTTCGCCAGGCCTTCCACTCTCCGGCTTCTTGGTCGCCTGGTCCGATTACACTCAACCTCTTTGTGCGCGTTACTCCAAAGTAGTGTGTCTTCCTGTTCCCTCCTTTTCACTTCCTCCGAAACCTCTTTCAAACTAGTCCACTTTCCCGAATGATCGAAACCTGGTTGTGTCCACACTAAGCACATTTCATTTTCGGCGGCCGGGAAACGTCACAAAAGGCAATTGTCGCCAGACCCAAACCGCACATCGGCCAGGTTGCTCGAGATGTGTACCCGCGCTGTGGAGAGTCTCAATGTTCTGTGGACGAGATGACAGGTCGGCGACAGTCTGGACGAACTGCACGCGCGCCTTTTGGTACTCCTCGAAGACCTGAACGATGCTGCGACTCATCTTGTCAATCTTCCCGCAGAGCAAAAAACAACTCAACGGATGACACCGGCTGGGAGCAAGGCGCCAAGAGTGCCTACAGCTACCACTTGACACGAGGATTATCGCTGGATACTTTCACACAGCTGTATTGGGGCTTGTGTATCCAGCAGTGGCGCATTGCAAAGGCGGCTTTATCGTCTGTGCAACGGAAGGATCACGAGCTCCTTTTGCCAGATGTTTTTAAAATGGAATGGCTCCAGATGATGCCGTCCCTCGTTCGCGCAGAGTCGGTGTAGATAACAGGGGGCTATGCTTTCAAAATTTCTACAGGCTTACACACAGTTGCCAAGGGGACTTTCTCAAGCGGAAGAGTGAAGGCAGCGTCAGTCGGCTACTGTGAAAGGTCCATTTCGGCTCTTCATCACCGACTTTTTCTTTCACAACTCCCAACAAAACTTCCTGTCCAGTTCGTTGGCTGCAGCCCTAGATGTGGGGCCGGGCTCCATCGCTTTTCTTTAAGCTGATGGACTACGTGGTACGGCGTGCTCGGCACCAGCCCATCGATCACGGTGCACACACACTCCCAGAAGGTCTTGTGGAAACCACGGATCGGATGATGAACTTTCTCTCATCCAAGCATCATGGGGTGTAACTTAATACACCAGTTCGAACTGCGTCTCGATTTAGGCCTTCAGCCAAAGCCGCCCTTCCATCACCATGATGGGTTTAAAGCATCAAGTACTCGAAAGAGGAATTGTCTCGTATTTCAACAGCGCAAAGCAGAGTGTTTTGTAGGCTCTGGGGTAAATGCTTGCGAAAATGTGAGGacccttctcgtttctctttaGTGGCAGAAGATTCCAGCGAGGGAAACAGTTCCCTCATTCAGTGTCTCGGAAACAGCGCATCGCACAGTCTCTGGCGACGCCCGAACATACTGAAAATGTGTGTGCACGGAACTTGTATACGTAGCCGTTGCGGTCATTGTGCCAACGCGTGAAAACGAATCACCCTCTCCTTCGGTAGAAAACGCCCACCTGCGCAACGGTCACCATTTGCAGAACCCCCGCAGCGTCTACGCGTACGCACAGAAAAACTGTTTTTCTAATCTTGTCACCCAGTAGCATCACACGTCCATAAAAACCCATCTTATAGCTGAAGCCTTCGCCGACAGCAAAAGACACGCCCAGCGCCAGCGACCTCCGATAACGTCGACTCTCCAGCACTTTTCCAGTTCATGAGATGGTGCCATTTCTTTCAGAGATCGGGGACAAGGGTACCGCACAGAAGGTAAATGAGAATTGGGCCTCAGAATAGAAGGCAAACCACCAAGAAAAAGTTCCTTTGTCCGTGCCACGGGCTGACACTCCAGTTTTGTGGAGGTAGGCCGAGACATGAATAAAGAGGGAAGCAAGAAAGTAACTGTGTGCCGCAGTTAAGCCTTTCTTGTGAATTAGCGGTCCCTATTCATTCGACGTGACAGGAGGCATCGCTACAACCAGTCTTCTTCAACGATCACTGCTTCCTCAAATGGAGACGATAGAGGGCACACAGGACGAGATCGCCAAAGGTTTCAGGACTCTGCAGCGTATCAATACCCGTTTCCGCAAAGCTCGGGTGCGTTTGTATAATAAGGAAGCATCTCTGCTGCTGGCCACTGCAGGAGCAGGCAAGTTCGTCGGTGACCTGGAGGCTGGACGGAGGGAGCGAGAGTTCCTGAGTTGCACTGCCTCTGCAAAAACGACCAATCCGCGAAAAATCCATGCCCCATCACAATCTCGAAGAACTCTTGCAAGTGGCGGCAAGCGAGGACGCGTCCGCCCTCCTGTGCCAAGCTCCAACCTTCAACAATTTTTAGTGGGAAACAAACAGGGCAGGGCTGCGAGTGCTAAGCAACAGTCGCCGGGAAGTCGGGACCTGGGAGAGTTTGTAGCTGTGACGAAAAACACgggttttcctctctctccttcccagTCTCATCCACCGACCTCTGCAGCAGAGATACCGTTTTCCAGGGGACACAGCAA encodes the following:
- a CDS encoding sperm associated antigen 6, putative (encoded by transcript TGME49_297820), which codes for MSRSIVQVFEEYQKARVQFVQTVADLSSRPQNIETLHSAGVMSLLRPLLLDNVPSIQQTAALALGRLASHSEELAEAVVTQEILPQLAHSVAQQNRFYKRSAAFVIRAVSKHSAELAQAVVDSGALEALTTCLEEFDPQVKESAAWAMGYIARHSESLAQAVVDSGAVPLLVLCFQEPELPLKRISASALSDIAKHSPELAQAVCDIGAVPLLAKEISHVDAALKRQVCACLGKIATHSVDLAEIVVEAEIFPKILHCLKDPDEVVRKNAATCIREIVRHTQDLAKFVVNAGGVAALIDNITDARGNNRLPGIMALGYIAAFSETLALAIIVSKGIPPLKQALVEEPEDHLKAAAAWTLGQIGRHTPDHAMAVAEADVLRKLLRIHLDPKASDDLQTKTKRALKSILQKCTHLAALEPLLNEAPPPILKYVVQQYAKVLPNDVQGRRSFVQSGGLEQLLRIRNSEAGSSIADYVEEITELYPREIVNYYSPGYSEGRTTAPFHCVLISP